One Vibrio penaeicida DNA segment encodes these proteins:
- the acuI gene encoding acrylyl-CoA reductase (NADPH) — MFQALVLNQEDKKTIASIESLDDSHLPEGDVVIDVDYTSLNYKDGLAITGKGKIIRQFPMVPGIDLAGTVVTSSDERYQTGDKVVLTGWGVGENHWGGMAQRASLKADWLVPLPSGLGSKQAMMVGTAGLTAMLCVQAIIDGDVKPEDGEILVTGASGGVGSVAVTLLSTLGYNVVAVSGRVEKNGPLLEKLGASRVIDRSEFEEPARALEKQIWAGAIDTVGSKVLAKVLAQMDYNSTVAVCGLAGGFDLPTTVMPFILRNVRLQGVDSVYCPYEKRTVAWEKLTELLPASYFEQACTEIPLIDAPKYAEDITNGQVTGRVVIKP; from the coding sequence ATGTTCCAAGCTCTCGTTCTAAATCAAGAAGATAAAAAAACCATCGCATCCATTGAATCACTAGACGATTCACATTTGCCTGAAGGTGATGTGGTTATCGATGTGGATTACACTTCTCTGAATTACAAAGACGGACTCGCCATTACTGGCAAAGGGAAAATCATCCGTCAATTTCCAATGGTGCCAGGGATCGATTTAGCGGGAACGGTTGTGACGTCTTCCGACGAGCGCTACCAAACTGGTGACAAAGTGGTACTAACCGGTTGGGGCGTGGGGGAAAACCACTGGGGTGGTATGGCTCAACGCGCTAGCCTCAAGGCAGATTGGTTAGTTCCATTACCTTCTGGGCTTGGCAGCAAGCAAGCGATGATGGTAGGGACCGCAGGACTAACAGCCATGCTTTGTGTGCAAGCCATTATAGATGGCGATGTAAAACCAGAAGATGGCGAAATTCTCGTAACAGGGGCAAGTGGCGGCGTTGGTTCTGTTGCTGTCACGCTACTGAGCACTCTTGGCTATAACGTAGTAGCCGTAAGCGGTCGAGTAGAAAAGAACGGTCCTTTACTTGAAAAATTAGGGGCGAGCCGAGTCATTGATCGCAGCGAGTTTGAAGAGCCCGCACGCGCACTCGAAAAACAAATCTGGGCAGGTGCCATTGACACTGTTGGTAGCAAAGTATTAGCCAAAGTGCTGGCGCAGATGGATTACAACAGCACCGTCGCGGTATGTGGTTTGGCAGGTGGATTCGATTTGCCGACAACGGTTATGCCATTTATTCTGCGAAACGTCCGTTTGCAAGGGGTCGATTCTGTTTACTGCCCCTACGAGAAGCGCACCGTAGCATGGGAAAAGCTCACTGAACTGCTTCCAGCCAGTTACTTTGAACAAGCCTGCACAGAGATCCCTTTAATTGATGCGCCGAAATACGCGGAAGACATAACGAATGGTCAAGTGACAGGTCGAGTGGTCATTAAGCCTTAA
- the phnP gene encoding phosphonate metabolism protein PhnP translates to MQLTLLGTGNAGHVPTYGCDCAACERAIENPIFRRGKTSAYIEHNGKSLLLDANHPQLLELFPSGAIDTILLTHFHMDHVHSLFDLRWGKGKSIPVYTPPDKAGCDDLYKHPGLLDFQPLSAFTSFDWEGITITPVPLTHSKPCFGYIFEWENKRLAYLTDTVGLPKSTREFLESKSIDLMLIDCNHPPMPDSPPRNHNDILLVQSIQQQLSIKRLGLIHISHDLDTWAMQNPDVFSPSFFLAKDHQVFKL, encoded by the coding sequence TTGCAACTGACGTTATTAGGAACCGGAAATGCAGGGCATGTTCCAACCTATGGTTGTGACTGTGCGGCATGTGAAAGAGCCATCGAGAACCCAATATTCCGACGAGGTAAAACCTCGGCATACATTGAGCACAATGGGAAAAGCCTCCTGTTGGATGCCAACCACCCTCAACTTCTTGAGCTGTTTCCCTCAGGCGCGATTGATACCATATTACTGACTCACTTTCATATGGATCATGTTCACTCTCTGTTTGACCTGCGCTGGGGGAAAGGCAAATCGATACCTGTTTATACTCCCCCCGACAAAGCTGGCTGCGACGACCTTTACAAACACCCAGGTCTGTTGGATTTCCAACCATTGAGCGCATTTACTTCTTTTGACTGGGAAGGTATCACTATTACGCCTGTGCCTCTTACGCATTCTAAACCTTGCTTCGGCTACATTTTTGAATGGGAAAACAAACGGCTTGCGTACCTGACGGATACAGTTGGTCTTCCTAAAAGCACACGCGAATTCCTTGAAAGTAAATCCATCGATCTCATGCTAATAGATTGCAACCATCCACCCATGCCAGACTCCCCACCACGCAATCACAACGACATCTTGCTGGTTCAATCAATCCAACAACAACTGTCTATCAAAAGGCTGGGCTTAATACACATAAGCCACGATCTAGACACTTGGGCAATGCAAAACCCCGATGTGTTCTCACCCTCTTTTTTTCTCGCTAAAGACCATCAAGTATTCAAACTGTGA
- the phnN gene encoding ribose 1,5-bisphosphokinase, with product MAKLFYVMGASGSGKDSVMQAIRQDSRVSVQLAHRYITRPADSGNENHIALNHEEFHQRITSGLFSMHWEANGLRYGIGKEIELWLNQGQHVLLNGSRAYFPQAHALFKEQISPVWIQVDVDCLQSRLLARGRETHEQIVARIERAKQYQRNKPSDAMVIDNSGKLESSVEQFILQLNPEVQACN from the coding sequence ATGGCGAAACTCTTTTATGTGATGGGGGCATCTGGAAGTGGAAAAGACAGCGTGATGCAGGCGATCCGGCAAGACAGCCGCGTCTCTGTTCAATTAGCGCATAGATACATTACGAGACCCGCCGACAGCGGCAATGAAAACCATATCGCACTCAATCATGAAGAGTTTCACCAGCGCATCACCTCTGGGTTATTTTCCATGCATTGGGAAGCCAACGGATTGCGTTATGGCATCGGAAAAGAAATAGAGCTATGGCTAAACCAAGGACAACATGTTCTTTTGAATGGGTCGCGCGCTTACTTCCCTCAAGCGCATGCGCTGTTCAAAGAACAAATATCCCCAGTATGGATTCAAGTGGATGTTGATTGCCTGCAATCGAGATTACTGGCAAGGGGAAGGGAGACACATGAACAGATAGTCGCTCGCATTGAACGAGCCAAGCAATACCAAAGAAACAAACCATCCGATGCTATGGTGATCGACAACAGTGGTAAACTTGAATCGAGTGTGGAGCAATTTATTCTGCAATTAAATCCGGAGGTACAAGCTTGCAACTGA
- the phnM gene encoding alpha-D-ribose 1-methylphosphonate 5-triphosphate diphosphatase gives MKITNINMVLPDSILYGTIEIDNHTIVSISKGKDSDPNCIDGQGDWLLPGLIELHTDNLEKYFTPRPKVSWPPFSAMAAHDAQLIGSGITTVLDAVAVGDVRDGGTRQDYLDKTIDTLVESERRGVNRSQHFLHIRCELPHSSTYGLVERYLGLPQVKMVSLMDHSPGQRQFVNLEKYYEYYQGKYGLNDAEMQAYEQEQRTLSQQWSDRNRKAISQLCHQRGIPLASHDDATVAHVEESHELGLVLAEFPTTVEAAKRSHELGLHVLMGAPNVVRGGSHSGNVAAHELASMGVLDVLSSDYFPLSLLDAVFKLAEDESNTLDLPNAVKLATSNPAQALGLHDRGEIKEGLLADLILVKQVEGQAYIKRAWRLGQCVY, from the coding sequence ATGAAAATCACCAACATTAATATGGTTCTGCCTGATTCCATTTTGTACGGAACCATTGAGATCGACAATCACACCATTGTGTCGATTTCTAAAGGCAAAGACAGCGACCCGAATTGCATTGATGGGCAAGGCGATTGGCTCCTGCCTGGCTTGATTGAACTGCATACCGACAATCTTGAAAAATACTTCACCCCTCGACCAAAAGTGAGTTGGCCGCCTTTTTCTGCCATGGCAGCGCACGATGCGCAATTAATCGGTTCGGGCATCACCACGGTACTGGATGCGGTGGCAGTGGGCGATGTGCGTGATGGCGGTACGCGTCAAGACTACCTAGACAAGACGATCGACACGCTGGTTGAATCGGAACGCCGCGGAGTCAATCGCTCACAGCATTTCCTGCATATTCGCTGTGAACTCCCCCATTCTTCTACGTATGGATTAGTCGAGCGCTACCTTGGTTTGCCGCAAGTTAAAATGGTATCCCTAATGGACCACTCCCCCGGTCAGCGCCAATTCGTCAACCTAGAAAAATACTACGAGTATTATCAAGGCAAATACGGATTGAATGATGCGGAAATGCAAGCCTACGAACAAGAGCAACGCACCTTGTCTCAGCAATGGTCTGATCGCAATCGCAAAGCTATTTCACAGCTTTGCCATCAACGTGGTATCCCACTTGCTAGTCATGATGATGCGACTGTCGCTCATGTTGAAGAGTCTCATGAACTTGGGTTGGTACTGGCAGAATTCCCTACCACTGTTGAAGCGGCAAAACGCTCGCACGAGTTGGGTTTGCATGTATTAATGGGCGCACCCAATGTCGTTAGAGGTGGCTCACATTCTGGTAATGTCGCAGCGCATGAGCTCGCAAGCATGGGCGTATTGGATGTGCTGTCTTCTGATTATTTCCCATTAAGCTTGTTAGATGCCGTTTTCAAACTGGCTGAAGATGAAAGCAATACGCTAGATTTACCCAATGCCGTCAAATTGGCGACATCCAACCCAGCGCAAGCGCTTGGGCTTCACGACCGCGGAGAAATCAAAGAGGGCTTACTCGCCGATTTAATCTTGGTTAAGCAAGTCGAGGGGCAAGCCTACATCAAGCGCGCTTGGCGACTCGGGCAATGTGTGTATTAA
- the phnL gene encoding phosphonate C-P lyase system protein PhnL, whose amino-acid sequence MLRIENISKSFVLHNQQGITLPVMDAVSFEVNQGECLVLHGESGSGKSTLLRTLYANYRVNSGSIMVYNDNHWVDIASASPRKILQVRQNTLGWVSQFLRVIPRISALEVVMQPLLERDIPKAVAEEKAAAMLQRLNVPETLWHLAPATFSGGEQQRVNIARGFIVDAPILLLDEPTASLDEKNRDVVINLILEAKARGATIVGIFHDDYVRQKVADKYFDVKTATTRTVPTPNSTLQ is encoded by the coding sequence ATGTTAAGAATTGAAAACATCAGTAAGAGCTTCGTTCTCCATAATCAGCAAGGCATTACGCTCCCTGTCATGGATGCCGTTAGCTTCGAAGTGAACCAAGGTGAATGCTTAGTGCTTCACGGTGAGTCTGGCTCTGGGAAATCGACACTGCTGCGCACTCTATACGCCAATTATAGGGTCAATAGCGGGTCGATTATGGTCTACAACGACAACCATTGGGTCGATATTGCGTCGGCGTCTCCACGAAAAATTTTGCAAGTGCGTCAGAACACCCTTGGCTGGGTCAGTCAGTTTTTACGTGTCATACCACGTATCTCCGCGCTTGAGGTTGTTATGCAGCCTTTGCTCGAGCGAGATATCCCCAAAGCCGTTGCTGAGGAAAAAGCCGCCGCCATGTTGCAGCGCTTGAATGTTCCCGAAACGCTCTGGCACCTTGCCCCCGCGACGTTTTCAGGCGGAGAGCAACAACGCGTGAATATTGCGCGTGGCTTTATTGTCGATGCCCCCATTCTACTTCTCGATGAACCCACAGCGTCCTTGGACGAAAAAAATCGCGATGTGGTCATTAATCTGATTCTCGAAGCCAAAGCGCGAGGCGCAACCATCGTCGGAATATTTCACGACGACTATGTTCGCCAGAAAGTAGCGGACAAATATTTTGATGTTAAGACGGCAACGACTCGCACCGTACCCACCCCAAACTCAACATTGCAATAG
- the phnK gene encoding phosphonate C-P lyase system protein PhnK, whose product MLNLAEKVSPTPALDSTQNESPLLSVSELSKLYSSNKGCQNINLELYPGEVLGIVGESGSGKSTLLRVLSGRERPNSGTVDYNNGNQTIELYEQPDRERRRLLRTEWGVVHQHPMDGLRPRVSAGGNIGERLMAIGDRHYGQIRSQAEKWLQDVEIPLDRIDDCPITFSGGMQQRLQIARNLVTHPKLVFMDEPTGGLDVSVQARLLDLIRNLVTNLGLSVIIVTHDLAVARLLADRLIVMKESRIVETGITDHVLDDPQHPYTQLLVSSVLQG is encoded by the coding sequence ATGTTAAACCTTGCGGAAAAAGTGTCGCCAACGCCAGCGCTCGATTCCACTCAAAATGAGTCGCCTCTGCTTTCAGTATCAGAGTTGTCCAAACTGTATTCCTCCAATAAAGGTTGCCAAAACATCAACCTAGAGCTGTATCCGGGCGAAGTGTTGGGCATTGTCGGGGAATCTGGCTCAGGTAAAAGCACCTTGTTACGCGTACTGTCCGGTCGGGAACGCCCAAACAGTGGCACGGTGGATTACAACAATGGGAATCAAACCATTGAACTGTACGAACAACCGGATAGAGAGCGCCGACGCTTGCTTCGAACTGAATGGGGCGTGGTACATCAACATCCAATGGATGGGCTAAGACCCCGTGTTTCTGCGGGTGGCAACATCGGAGAACGATTAATGGCCATTGGCGATAGGCATTACGGTCAAATTCGCTCACAAGCCGAGAAGTGGCTGCAAGATGTCGAAATTCCACTCGATCGCATTGACGACTGTCCCATAACGTTTTCCGGCGGTATGCAGCAACGCCTGCAAATCGCTCGCAACTTAGTAACACACCCAAAACTGGTGTTTATGGACGAACCAACCGGTGGGCTTGATGTGTCGGTTCAAGCTCGCTTGCTTGATTTGATACGTAACCTCGTCACCAACCTCGGGCTATCGGTCATCATTGTCACTCACGATTTAGCAGTTGCTCGCCTACTGGCGGATCGCCTTATTGTGATGAAAGAGAGCCGCATTGTTGAAACGGGGATTACCGATCATGTGCTCGACGATCCCCAACATCCGTACACCCAACTGTTGGTGTCTTCCGTATTGCAAGGATGA
- a CDS encoding alpha-D-ribose 1-methylphosphonate 5-phosphate C-P-lyase PhnJ — protein sequence MNSLSKHIDTQENQAIQGYNYGFLDEQTKRMIRRAILKAVAIPGYQVPFGGREMPMPYGWGTGGIQITASIIGQQDTLKVIDQGADDTTNAVSIRQFFEKVADADTTEETEQASIIQTRHRIPETPLTDGQILVYQVPIPEPLRFLEPRETETRKMHALSEYGIMHVKLYEDIARYGHISTSYAYPVMVNQRYIMDPSPIPKFDNPKMDRMPALQLFGAGREKRIYAIPPFTDVKSLDFDDHPFEVQRWEEPCAICGSTHTFLDEVVTDDKGDRMFVCSDTDYCAKQLEKLSC from the coding sequence ATGAACAGCTTAAGTAAGCACATCGACACTCAAGAAAACCAAGCGATTCAGGGATACAACTATGGCTTCTTAGATGAACAAACCAAGCGGATGATCCGCCGAGCGATTCTAAAAGCGGTGGCGATTCCTGGATACCAAGTGCCTTTTGGCGGAAGGGAAATGCCCATGCCTTATGGTTGGGGAACGGGTGGTATTCAAATCACAGCCTCCATTATTGGGCAACAAGACACACTTAAGGTCATTGACCAAGGCGCAGACGACACCACCAATGCGGTCTCCATTCGTCAATTTTTCGAAAAAGTGGCCGACGCAGATACGACAGAAGAAACCGAGCAGGCCAGCATCATTCAAACACGTCATCGTATCCCAGAAACACCGCTGACCGACGGGCAAATTCTGGTATACCAAGTGCCGATTCCCGAACCCTTGCGCTTTCTTGAGCCAAGAGAAACGGAAACTCGAAAAATGCACGCTTTGAGTGAATACGGGATCATGCACGTGAAGTTGTATGAAGACATCGCACGTTATGGGCATATCTCGACCTCTTATGCGTACCCTGTGATGGTGAACCAGCGCTACATTATGGATCCTTCCCCCATACCAAAATTCGACAACCCCAAAATGGACCGCATGCCTGCCCTGCAACTGTTTGGGGCAGGCCGAGAAAAGCGCATTTACGCTATTCCCCCATTCACCGATGTGAAAAGCCTCGATTTTGATGATCACCCATTCGAGGTTCAACGCTGGGAAGAGCCATGCGCCATCTGCGGATCAACACATACCTTTTTGGATGAAGTCGTCACCGACGACAAAGGGGACCGAATGTTCGTCTGTTCAGATACGGATTACTGCGCCAAACAGCTGGAGAAATTGTCATGTTAA
- a CDS encoding carbon-phosphorus lyase complex subunit PhnI, producing the protein MYVAVKGGEKAIKAAHQLQDQKRRGTGSEIHTSQIADQLSGAVDRVMTEGGIYDTELAALAFKQASGDMIEAIFLLRAYRTTLSRFATSEPLDTSAMEIERRISATFKDLPGGQVLGPTLDYTHRLLDFSLLAEGRDPTKPEQQGNTTRDTAVLEACPQVMTILENQGLATKEVDEGDTAEDITLHPPTYPATRSARLQQLMRSDEGFLLSMGYSTQRGYGRNHPFAAEIRTGNVTVSLCPEELGFEIEIGDIELTECQMINGFSGSKTIKPQFTRGYGVAFGAAERKAMSMALVDRALQAEELDEPVQGPAQDQEFVLSHGDNVEAAGFVSHLKLPHYVDFQSELELIRKLQKEHEQRHAHGEELDHEQLK; encoded by the coding sequence ATGTACGTTGCAGTAAAAGGCGGTGAAAAAGCCATTAAAGCAGCCCACCAGCTCCAAGACCAAAAACGCCGCGGCACTGGCAGTGAAATCCATACCAGCCAAATCGCAGACCAGCTCAGCGGCGCGGTAGATAGAGTAATGACAGAAGGTGGGATTTACGACACAGAACTCGCCGCACTGGCCTTTAAGCAAGCCAGTGGTGACATGATTGAAGCTATCTTTCTGCTGCGAGCTTACCGAACCACCCTCTCTCGCTTTGCCACTAGTGAACCGTTAGACACTAGTGCCATGGAGATAGAGCGCCGCATATCCGCGACCTTTAAAGACTTACCCGGCGGTCAGGTACTTGGCCCAACATTGGACTACACCCATCGCTTACTTGACTTTTCATTGTTAGCCGAGGGAAGAGATCCAACAAAGCCTGAACAGCAAGGCAATACAACACGTGATACAGCGGTATTGGAAGCCTGCCCTCAGGTGATGACGATATTGGAAAACCAAGGGCTCGCAACAAAGGAAGTCGATGAGGGTGATACCGCAGAAGATATTACGTTGCATCCACCAACATACCCTGCGACGCGAAGTGCTCGGCTACAGCAGCTCATGCGCAGCGATGAAGGTTTCCTTCTGTCAATGGGGTATTCCACCCAGCGAGGCTACGGTCGTAATCACCCGTTTGCGGCTGAAATTCGCACTGGAAACGTCACTGTTTCTCTCTGCCCTGAAGAGTTGGGGTTTGAGATAGAGATTGGGGATATCGAACTCACCGAATGCCAAATGATCAACGGCTTCTCAGGTTCTAAAACCATCAAGCCTCAATTTACCCGTGGTTATGGTGTTGCCTTTGGCGCGGCTGAGCGAAAAGCCATGTCTATGGCATTAGTCGACAGAGCCCTCCAAGCGGAAGAATTGGATGAACCCGTTCAAGGGCCCGCGCAAGATCAGGAATTTGTGTTATCTCACGGTGATAACGTCGAAGCGGCAGGGTTTGTATCCCACCTAAAACTCCCCCACTACGTCGATTTTCAGTCGGAATTGGAACTGATTCGCAAGCTTCAAAAAGAGCACGAACAACGCCATGCACATGGAGAGGAGCTAGACCATGAACAGCTTAAGTAA
- the phnH gene encoding phosphonate C-P lyase system protein PhnH yields MKFVKQGFNDPIHDAQNVFRFILNAMSMPSSLQSMPSELSFGQANAATTQILLALTDSTTPVWLSEAFKTDSELTQNLQFHANTPLATRQDKASFALLGGDQNADINEFCWGNAEYPETGTTLIIQVNSLSKGMGLELSGPGIDGKALINVDGIHQSLLNQIMLISKSQPLGIDVLLTCENQLMALPRTTLIALANKEDSSCTLQ; encoded by the coding sequence ATGAAATTCGTAAAACAAGGTTTTAACGATCCGATTCACGATGCGCAGAATGTATTTCGCTTCATCCTGAACGCCATGTCGATGCCAAGCTCCCTGCAATCGATGCCCTCTGAGTTGTCGTTTGGGCAGGCCAATGCTGCCACCACTCAAATATTGCTGGCTCTGACCGATAGCACGACACCGGTTTGGTTAAGTGAAGCATTTAAAACCGATTCTGAACTCACACAAAATCTACAATTTCACGCCAATACGCCATTAGCCACACGTCAAGACAAAGCGAGCTTTGCGCTTCTGGGTGGTGACCAAAATGCCGACATCAACGAATTCTGCTGGGGGAATGCAGAGTATCCCGAAACCGGCACCACGTTGATTATTCAAGTTAATAGCCTATCGAAAGGGATGGGATTAGAACTCAGCGGTCCGGGTATTGACGGTAAAGCATTGATCAATGTTGACGGCATTCATCAGTCACTACTTAACCAGATAATGCTCATCAGCAAATCTCAACCTTTAGGGATTGATGTCTTGCTCACGTGCGAAAACCAATTAATGGCTCTCCCACGTACCACGCTCATAGCGCTGGCTAACAAGGAGGATTCATCATGTACGTTGCAGTAA
- the phnG gene encoding phosphonate C-P lyase system protein PhnG, giving the protein MVTTTKSERQGWMSVLARTDFLHLKNLWEPLNLSPHYQVIRQPEKGLIQVQSRMGGTGNPFNIGDMTVTRSVIKLPEGEMGYSYIKGRNQDHALLAALIDALMQTSTYCAPLMQQVIEPLMATMQEQTQARREQVATSKVEFFTMVRGEDE; this is encoded by the coding sequence ATGGTCACAACAACTAAGTCAGAGCGACAGGGCTGGATGTCCGTTCTCGCTCGGACCGACTTCTTACACCTAAAAAACCTGTGGGAGCCGTTAAATTTGTCTCCACATTATCAGGTGATACGCCAACCAGAAAAGGGGCTCATTCAGGTCCAGTCGCGTATGGGCGGCACAGGTAACCCATTCAATATTGGTGATATGACCGTCACGCGCAGTGTCATTAAATTGCCTGAAGGTGAAATGGGCTACAGCTACATAAAAGGACGCAACCAAGATCATGCACTCCTTGCGGCATTGATCGATGCTCTCATGCAAACCTCAACCTATTGCGCCCCTCTAATGCAGCAAGTGATAGAGCCTTTGATGGCAACCATGCAAGAGCAAACACAAGCAAGACGCGAACAGGTCGCCACCAGCAAGGTGGAATTTTTCACTATGGTGAGAGGAGAGGACGAATGA
- the phnF gene encoding phosphonate metabolism transcriptional regulator PhnF: protein MQLYMDIAKQLEQEVQSQFKVGEFLPSESRLADRFDVNRHTVRRAIDELVFCGLIERQQGRGNQVIRQPYAYPLNQGAHFTHNLTKQGYMPRCEVLSRQLISASEHLAKVLNIKLNAQVIKLTTLRVIDGLPCSLIEHFLPNTEWWGPLQHFESGSLHQYIHQQLDTDLTRQSTKLRSRMPNRQERKQLKLSENIPLIIFRTVNVASQTNQVMEYSCSYTRSDMIEIVLEH, encoded by the coding sequence ATGCAACTGTATATGGACATCGCCAAACAACTCGAACAGGAAGTACAAAGCCAGTTCAAAGTTGGGGAATTTTTACCCTCGGAATCTCGACTGGCAGACCGATTTGACGTTAATCGTCACACCGTAAGACGTGCCATCGATGAATTGGTGTTTTGTGGGTTGATAGAGAGACAACAAGGCAGAGGCAATCAGGTCATACGTCAGCCTTATGCGTACCCACTTAATCAAGGCGCACATTTTACGCACAACCTCACCAAGCAAGGCTATATGCCAAGGTGTGAGGTGCTAAGCCGCCAGTTGATTTCCGCCAGTGAGCATCTAGCCAAGGTTCTAAACATCAAGCTGAACGCACAAGTCATCAAGCTCACCACACTCAGAGTCATTGACGGTTTGCCATGCAGTTTGATTGAACATTTTTTGCCAAACACAGAATGGTGGGGACCACTGCAACATTTCGAGAGTGGTTCCCTTCATCAGTATATTCACCAGCAACTCGATACAGATCTGACCCGACAGTCCACCAAGCTGCGTTCACGAATGCCTAACCGGCAAGAACGCAAACAACTGAAGTTATCGGAAAACATTCCGCTCATTATTTTCCGAACGGTAAACGTGGCAAGCCAGACCAACCAGGTCATGGAATATTCTTGCTCCTACACCCGCTCGGACATGATTGAAATCGTATTGGAGCATTAA
- the phnE gene encoding phosphonate ABC transporter, permease protein PhnE — protein sequence MNTNLSVDTLQSNLHWSQKLKQLAMLILFAVILAWAWQGAEMNPVQLVADSDNMVELASDFFPPDFTYWELYVEETLITIQITIWGTVLSVLVSIPLGLMCADNIVPVWVYQPTRRLMDAARAINEMVFAMLFVVAVGLGPFAGVLALFIHTTGVLAKLFSEAVEAIDLGPVEGVRATGANKLEEVIYGVIPQVLPLWISFTLYRFESNVRSATVVGMVGAGGIGVLLWEAIRGFQFQQTAAIMLVIIVTVSLIDFASQHIRKAYI from the coding sequence ATGAACACCAACCTTTCTGTGGACACCCTTCAAAGCAACCTGCATTGGAGCCAAAAACTTAAGCAGCTTGCGATGCTAATTCTGTTCGCAGTGATACTTGCCTGGGCATGGCAAGGTGCAGAAATGAACCCCGTTCAACTGGTGGCGGATTCCGACAACATGGTGGAATTAGCGAGTGATTTCTTCCCGCCTGATTTCACTTATTGGGAACTCTATGTAGAAGAAACCCTAATCACGATTCAAATCACCATTTGGGGCACAGTGCTTTCGGTTCTTGTGTCAATACCACTGGGGCTTATGTGCGCAGACAACATCGTACCAGTGTGGGTCTATCAACCTACTCGCCGCCTAATGGATGCCGCACGTGCCATCAATGAAATGGTGTTTGCCATGCTGTTTGTGGTGGCTGTTGGCTTAGGACCCTTTGCTGGCGTACTGGCACTGTTCATCCACACAACTGGGGTATTGGCGAAACTGTTTTCAGAAGCCGTAGAAGCAATAGACCTAGGCCCCGTCGAAGGCGTTCGCGCGACCGGAGCCAACAAATTGGAAGAGGTGATTTACGGTGTCATCCCCCAAGTGTTGCCACTTTGGATTTCTTTCACACTTTACCGATTTGAATCCAATGTTCGTTCCGCCACCGTGGTGGGCATGGTTGGCGCTGGTGGAATAGGGGTATTGCTGTGGGAAGCCATTCGTGGTTTTCAGTTCCAACAAACTGCCGCCATCATGCTGGTCATCATTGTAACCGTCAGCTTAATAGACTTTGCATCGCAACATATTCGCAAAGCCTACATTTAA